The Halalkalicoccus subterraneus genome includes the window GGTCTCGGGCACGCCGGCGTAGGCACGCTCGACGTAGGCATCCCGGTTGACGAGGTAGGTGATCGGGTAGTGGTCGAAGGCGTACTCGCCCATGTCGTGGCCCGAGTGGTTGCCCTGCAGCTCGCTGGAGTCGATCCGCTCGTACTCGACGCCGTAGGTGTCGGTGACGACCTCGCGGGCGCGCTCTTCGCTTTCGGGCCGCAGGAAGTGCCAGTTCTCGGCCTCGTAGTCGACGCCCTGGGCCTCGCCGTACTCCCGGAGGACGTCGGCGGTGTCGCGCTCGACGTCGAAGGTGGTCGCGAGGAAGGCGACCTCGCCCGTATAATCGTTCTCGACGGCATCGGCCTGTGCGTGGCGAAGCACCTGCGTCAGCGCGGGACAGATCCCGTCGGGACACCGGGTGTAGATGAACGTCATCAGGACGACCCGCTCGCCCTCGAAGTCAGCGGTCGAGACCTCCTGCTCACGAAGCGGGTCGGGAAGCGTCGTTTCGGGGAACTCCTCGCCGAAGGCGGGGTACGGCAGGTCCTCGCTGTCCGCGCCCTGGTCCTCGGGCTCGCCGAGGGTCGTGTCCTGTGCGCCCCGCCCCAGACAGCCGGCAGCGAAGGCCCCCGCGGTCACCGCAGTTCCGCGGAGATACGTACGCCGGTCCATGGTCGCCCTCGGGTGCGGGGACAGTTAGCCCCGTTGGTTCGTCCGTCGAACGTCGAATCAGTTCAGTTCGGACTCGATGGCCTCGCGCAGCTCGTCGGCGCCCGGAGCCTCCAGTTGCTGGTCGTTGACCGCCACCGTCGGAGTGACCGTCACGCCCCGGTCCGCGGCGGTGGCCGCGCTCTCCGTGAGCTGTTCGCAGAACGGGCCGTCCTCGATGGCCGCCCGGATCGGCTCCTCCGCTGCACCGAGTTCGGCCGCCAGTCCCGCAACGTTGTCAGCGGAGTACTCGCCTTGGTGCTGGAAGACCTCCTCGACGAACGTGTAGTACGGCCCCACACCCGTCTCCTCGAAGAGCGCGAGCGAGGCGTTCGCGACCTTCCAGGACCACTCGCCGTGAAAGGGCAGGTCGTGGTGGTCGTAGGCGATCGCACCGTCCTCGACGTAGCCCGCGACCGCGTCGGGATATACTTCCGTGGCGTACTGTCCGCAGCCCGGACACTCGAAGTCCTTGTAGGCCGTGACCGTCACGTCGCTCTCGGGATCGCCCGCGAGGGGGACCTCGACGCTGCGTTGCTCACCCGAACACTCGCGTTCGTCGTCACTGCCGTTTCCGCCGGAACCACCGCCGAGACAGCCCGCGAGCCCGCCCGCCGACAGCGTACCGGCGCTCGCGAGCAGCGCCCGCCGGGAGAATCCATCCATGGTCATCGATTCGGCGGAGGCCGGGTTAGACCTGTCGTTCCCGGCGCCCTTTTCTCGATCGACTTCCTATCCAGTCCGTGCGCGAGTTCGCCTTCGAGCTGTCGTTATGTGCCCACCTCGAAGACGAGGGTGGAATCGTCGCCCGACAGCTCGGCGGCGCGGTCGCCGCGCCGGGGAGCCGGATCCTCGACATCGTCCACGTCGAAGCCGGCCCGGAGTTCGACGCGCGGGCGGCGATCACTCCCGAAACGATTCCCGCCCGGGCGATCGAGGCCGCGGTCGGCGTCGGCAGGGCCCGCCCGGTGAACGAGCTCGCTCCCGCCGACGCGACCTACGCCCGCGCGGGGATCGAACGCGCTGTCGACGTGGGATTCTTCAAGCGAGAACGTCGCGGCGGCCGCGAGTACGTCCGTCAGACGACTCGTTATCCCGATGAGTGGTTTTCGACCGTTACCGCCATCGAGAACAAACCCGATCTCTCGACCCCGGGCGATCTCGAACGCCAACTCCGCTTCGACGTTTCGCTGGGGCTGGTCGATCGGGTGGTGCTCGCGACCGGGAGCTACGTCACCCGCGCACACCTGAACAGGATCCCCGAACCAGTCGGCGTGTGGCGGTTCGTCGACGGCAAACGGGAGGTGATTCGCGAGCCGCAATCGCTCAATCCTGGGGACTGGGGCGTCGAGCTTCGCGAGCAGAGATCTATCCGAACCGACGTTTCGATGGTTCCACCCGGGGAGAAAGCACGAAAGCGCCGCCGGATCGCCGAGCGCGCCTACGGGAAGGGCTGGCGGGTCGCCCCGCCGGCGTGCGCCGAGGGAAGCGTCGAAACGCACGCGGGCGCGAGCGTCCCCTACTGTACCCACTACGACCGGATCGTCGACCCCGGCGAGTGTGGCCCCTCGTGTCCGGGCTACGAGCCCGACGACCCGCCCGCGGCTGATCTCGATGACGAGCGCGACCGACGCACCCCGTGGATCGCAGAACCCGCCGGAACCAAGCGCCGACAGGCCGGTCTCGATCGGTTTCGCTGACGGTCCCGGAGGCCGGCTGACGATCGAGCGCGAGCACGTCGCCGGGATCGTCCGGCCGAGCGAAACTCAGCCCGAACCCTGAATCGGCGCGCTCGCCAGCCCGACCGGCCCGGCCGCCTCCGTGCGCGGAGTTCGGTGAGCGAGGGGCGGGTCATGAGGGATGGACCGGCCGGTTCAGTCGTTCGAGTCGTGGCGCGCGCAGATCGGCGTCACCTGCGGACCGCGATCCGTGAGCACGACCTCCGCGTCGATCTCGAACACCTCCGCGAGCAGGTCCTCGGTGACGACCTCCTCGGGCGTTCCGCGCGCCTGTATCCGGCCGTCCTTCAACGCGACCATGAAGTCGGCGTGGCGGGCGGCCTGCTCGATGTCGTGAAGCACGAGCACGACCGTGATCTCGCGCTCCTCGCGCAGCGTCTCGACGATCTCCATCACCTCGAGCTGGTGGTGCAGATCGAGGAAGGTCGTCGGCTCGTCCAGAAGGAGGACGTCGGTGTCCTGGGCGAGCACCATCGCGATCCAGACGAGCTGTTTCTGCCCGCCGCTCAGGCTGCTCACTTCCCGGTCGCGCAGGTGATCGATCCCCGCAAGCGAGATGGCGTCCCGGACCGCACACTCGTCCTCATCGGTGACCTGATCGAAGAAGCCCCGGTGGGGGTATCGGCCGTGATAGACGAGCTCCTCAACGCTGATCGAGCCCGGCGAGACGTTCTCCTGGGAGAGCAAGCCCAGTTTGCGTGCGAGCTCCTTGGCCCCAAGCTGGTGGATCTCGCGACCGTCGAGAACCACCGAGCCGCCATCAAGCGCGAGCTGGTCGGCAAGCCCCTTCAACAGCGTGCTCTTTCCGGAGCCGTTCGGACCCACGAGGGCGCTGATCTCGCCCGGCGGGACGACGAGCGATTCCCCGTCGATCACCGGCTCCGAGTCGCCGTAGCCGATGGTGAGCTCCTCGCCCGCGAACGTCGCTCCCCGCTCGTAGTCGGGGAGGTCGCTCGTGCGGGTGTCGGTCGAAGCGGTCGATGCGCCGAATCTCGTTCGAAGGGTTCCATGTCCTGTCATCATATCTCACCGAGTTGCTGTTTCTTCCGCATCAGATAGAGGAAATACGGCCCGCCAACCAGCCCGGTAACGATCCCGACGGGGATCTGGACCGGGCTGAACGCCAGGCGCGCGCCCACGTCGGCGGCGACCATCAGCGCCGGGCCGGCGAACAGACAGCCGACGACGAGGCGCTTGTAGTCGCTGCCGACGACGTTGCGAACCACGTGGGGAACGATCAGGCCGACGAAGCTGACGATCCCCGCCGCGGCGATGCTCGCGGCGGCGGCAAGCACCGCGACACCCGAGAGTGCGAACCGGACCTTCTCGACGGACATCCCGAGCGCGCTCGCGGTGCGCTCCCCTAGTAAGAGAACGTTCAGCTGGCGCGAGCTCACGAGCGAAAGCGCCATCGCGACGACCGTCCAGGGCAGCACCATCCGGACCTGTTGCCAGTCGGTGCCCGTAAGCGAGCCGGTCGTCCAGGAGATCGCCTCCTGGACGACGCCGATGTCGTCGGCGAAGAAGAAGATCCCCGTCTGTAAGGAGTTCAGGACGGTGCCGACGATGACGCCCGCGAGCACCAGTCTGACCGGACTCGTCCCGCCCTTCCAGGCGATGGCGTAGACCAGGAGAAAGGCCGCGGCGCCGCCGACCGACGCGATCAGCGGCAGCAGCGTCGACAGCCCGCTGAAGACCACGAGCGTCAGCAGGATCATCAGCCCCGCGCCCGAGGAGACCCCGAGGATGAAGGGACTGGCCAGCTCGTTCCGGGTCACCGCCTGAAAGATCGCCCCCGAGACCGCGAGGTTCATCCCGACGAACGCACCGACGAGCACCCGCGGCAGGCGGATGTTCCAGACGATCAGCGTCTCGCGGGAGAGCTCGACACCGGCCGAGGAAAAGCCAAGCGTCGCCGCGAGCCCCTCGCCCAGCAGCAGGTCAGCGATCACGCCCGGATTCGTCCAGACGACGGGGTCGAAGACCGCACCCCAGGCCTGCCCGAGGCTCATCGAGTACGCGCCGAAGCTCACCTGCACCAGCCCCGCGAGCACGACGATGACCATGCTCGCAGCCGCGAGCAACAGAAGCTGGCCGTCGGCGAGCCACGCGAACCGCCCCAGGCGAGTCGAGCGCTCGACGCCGTCCTCGCCCGCCATCTCAGACCCGCCTCACGAGGTGATCCCGGACGGCGCGCTGGCACTCGCCACACAGGTCGTCCATGCGCACCCCGGTGACGAGCACCGGATGTCCGACCGGGAGCCCGTCGTAGAGATACCCGATCAAGTCTCGATGACGGAGTCCCGCCCGCCCGCCGGCGCCCGTCGTCTTACCGAGATGCGTCTGGCGGCTGGCACCCAAGTCGTCACAATCGGCTCGGAAGGCCGCGAGGCGGGCGTGGCGTTCGGAAAGCGCCTCGAACCCGCAGTCCGAAAGCGCCGTCTCGTTTTCCTCGAGTAGCCAGTTCCGGATGGGGTCGAGAGCCTCGCTCGCGCGTTCGAGCGAGTCGGCCTCGGCGTCGAGCGCGCGGTCCATCGCGACGAGCTCATCGCGGCGCTGATCGACTTCGGCCCGGACCGCGCGCTGAAGCGCCGGCGTCGGCCCGCCGGTCGTGAGCGCGCACGCGATCTCCTCGCCCAGTTCCGCCGCGAGCAGCTCCCCGCGCGGGCGGTCCTCACAGACCGGTGCGATCGTCTCGGTGAACGCCTCGCGGATCGGACGGGAGGCGCTCGTACCCGAGGAGACGAGCGTCTCGCCGATCCCATCGGATCTCGGTTGCGAGGGAGTCGATTCGAGTCGAGTACGAAACCGGTCGTAGGCGTCGCGCTTTTCGGCGACCGCCTCGCGTTCGCGCTCGACTCGCGTCCGCGCCCGGTCGATGTAGGTCCTCATTGTCCGGTGACGATCTCGGCGACGCGTTCTCGGTCGAACAGCTCTCCTTCGACCCCGTAGACCTGGCCCGCGGCTCGCTCGGTGAGCACGAGGTTCGTGATCGGTCCCTGATAGAGCGGTCCACCCCGATAGACGTCGCCGTTTGCGACCGCGGTGAGGCTGCTCGCGACGTCGTTGTCCGCCATGAACGAGACGACGGTGTCGTTGAACTCCTCGGCGGTTTTGGCCTCCTGGCCCCGCAGGAGCAACACGTCGGGATCGACCTCCAGCAGCGTCTCGAAGTCGAGTTCCCCGCGATTGCTGTGGAAGTCCTCGACCTCCGAGCGCGCGAGCGCGTCGCGCACGCCCAGGTCACGCCACTGCTTGAAGCTCGTCCCCTCGCTGATCACGTACGGCAGGAAGGTCTCAGGCGCGTCGCCGTCGGCCCACAGCACGGCGACTTCGGGGCGGTTCTCCTCCGGCGGGACGACCTCCTCGACGCGCCCCTGGAACTCCTCGTGGAGCGTGGCGAACTGCTCGTAGCGCTCCTGTTCCTGAAAGGCCTGCGAGAGCTTCTCGAATGCCTCGTACAGCGTGTAGTACTGGTAATCGTCGTGCCAGTCGTACTCCCGCGAGAAGACGCTGTTGCCGAAGAAGGGCCCGACGCTCCCGTGTATCTCGTCGATGTCGGCCTGCTCCCAGCCGCTGTAGCGGTTCAGCAGGAAGTTCGGGTCGATGACGTGGACGTCGGCGTCGAGCTCGTAGAACAGCTCCTTGTCGACGCCGTCCTGATAGAGGTCGGTCATCCCGCTCGTATCGACCGAGACGTCGGGGATCTCGTCGTAGTACTGCGTGTGATAGCGGTCGGTCAACCAGAGAGCTTGCGGGGGTTCGTAGCCCAGCGCGACCCCCATGTCCGCCCAGCTACCGTTGTTCGCGACCCAGGTCCCTGGGGGTGCATCGAACTCGACCTCGCCGACCGGCTCCATCGAGACGGTGTAGGGCCCCTCGGATTCCGCGTTTCTATCGGATCCGGACTCCGTTTCGTTCCCGCCGGACCCGCCG containing:
- a CDS encoding SCO family protein, encoding MDRRTYLRGTAVTAGAFAAGCLGRGAQDTTLGEPEDQGADSEDLPYPAFGEEFPETTLPDPLREQEVSTADFEGERVVLMTFIYTRCPDGICPALTQVLRHAQADAVENDYTGEVAFLATTFDVERDTADVLREYGEAQGVDYEAENWHFLRPESEERAREVVTDTYGVEYERIDSSELQGNHSGHDMGEYAFDHYPITYLVNRDAYVERAYAGVPETSRVVEDFSRVAGN
- a CDS encoding DsbA family protein; protein product: MDGFSRRALLASAGTLSAGGLAGCLGGGSGGNGSDDERECSGEQRSVEVPLAGDPESDVTVTAYKDFECPGCGQYATEVYPDAVAGYVEDGAIAYDHHDLPFHGEWSWKVANASLALFEETGVGPYYTFVEEVFQHQGEYSADNVAGLAAELGAAEEPIRAAIEDGPFCEQLTESAATAADRGVTVTPTVAVNDQQLEAPGADELREAIESELN
- a CDS encoding DUF5787 family protein, producing MREFAFELSLCAHLEDEGGIVARQLGGAVAAPGSRILDIVHVEAGPEFDARAAITPETIPARAIEAAVGVGRARPVNELAPADATYARAGIERAVDVGFFKRERRGGREYVRQTTRYPDEWFSTVTAIENKPDLSTPGDLERQLRFDVSLGLVDRVVLATGSYVTRAHLNRIPEPVGVWRFVDGKREVIREPQSLNPGDWGVELREQRSIRTDVSMVPPGEKARKRRRIAERAYGKGWRVAPPACAEGSVETHAGASVPYCTHYDRIVDPGECGPSCPGYEPDDPPAADLDDERDRRTPWIAEPAGTKRRQAGLDRFR
- a CDS encoding ABC transporter ATP-binding protein codes for the protein MTGHGTLRTRFGASTASTDTRTSDLPDYERGATFAGEELTIGYGDSEPVIDGESLVVPPGEISALVGPNGSGKSTLLKGLADQLALDGGSVVLDGREIHQLGAKELARKLGLLSQENVSPGSISVEELVYHGRYPHRGFFDQVTDEDECAVRDAISLAGIDHLRDREVSSLSGGQKQLVWIAMVLAQDTDVLLLDEPTTFLDLHHQLEVMEIVETLREEREITVVLVLHDIEQAARHADFMVALKDGRIQARGTPEEVVTEDLLAEVFEIDAEVVLTDRGPQVTPICARHDSND
- a CDS encoding FecCD family ABC transporter permease translates to MAGEDGVERSTRLGRFAWLADGQLLLLAAASMVIVVLAGLVQVSFGAYSMSLGQAWGAVFDPVVWTNPGVIADLLLGEGLAATLGFSSAGVELSRETLIVWNIRLPRVLVGAFVGMNLAVSGAIFQAVTRNELASPFILGVSSGAGLMILLTLVVFSGLSTLLPLIASVGGAAAFLLVYAIAWKGGTSPVRLVLAGVIVGTVLNSLQTGIFFFADDIGVVQEAISWTTGSLTGTDWQQVRMVLPWTVVAMALSLVSSRQLNVLLLGERTASALGMSVEKVRFALSGVAVLAAAASIAAAGIVSFVGLIVPHVVRNVVGSDYKRLVVGCLFAGPALMVAADVGARLAFSPVQIPVGIVTGLVGGPYFLYLMRKKQQLGEI
- a CDS encoding DUF7260 family protein, which encodes MRTYIDRARTRVEREREAVAEKRDAYDRFRTRLESTPSQPRSDGIGETLVSSGTSASRPIREAFTETIAPVCEDRPRGELLAAELGEEIACALTTGGPTPALQRAVRAEVDQRRDELVAMDRALDAEADSLERASEALDPIRNWLLEENETALSDCGFEALSERHARLAAFRADCDDLGASRQTHLGKTTGAGGRAGLRHRDLIGYLYDGLPVGHPVLVTGVRMDDLCGECQRAVRDHLVRRV
- a CDS encoding ABC transporter substrate-binding protein; this encodes MAGDGGMTRRQYLTYGGAVAGGGALAGCIGGSNAGNGGGSGGNETESGSDRNAESEGPYTVSMEPVGEVEFDAPPGTWVANNGSWADMGVALGYEPPQALWLTDRYHTQYYDEIPDVSVDTSGMTDLYQDGVDKELFYELDADVHVIDPNFLLNRYSGWEQADIDEIHGSVGPFFGNSVFSREYDWHDDYQYYTLYEAFEKLSQAFQEQERYEQFATLHEEFQGRVEEVVPPEENRPEVAVLWADGDAPETFLPYVISEGTSFKQWRDLGVRDALARSEVEDFHSNRGELDFETLLEVDPDVLLLRGQEAKTAEEFNDTVVSFMADNDVASSLTAVANGDVYRGGPLYQGPITNLVLTERAAGQVYGVEGELFDRERVAEIVTGQ